A section of the Clostridium felsineum DSM 794 genome encodes:
- a CDS encoding SPL family radical SAM protein: protein MINEIETKTLLSSNKNPSSWFGANYIFNIYRGCEHHCIYCDSRSLCYRIDNFDELIVKINSVDIIKKELKTKRKKGCLATGSMSDPYTKSEKNYLLTRRCLEVISENNYPVHITTKSNLILRDIDLLEEINKIYASVAITITTTDDHLSSIIEPGAPSSSDRFKALGVLSTLGITTSITMMPVLPFIEDTEANILDIVNKASYYGVKHIVPWLGMSLRDRQRDYYYKSLDENFPSLRTKYEKTFKESYNCSARNVSKLNNVLLEASSRYNISLKMPSYHHKLNSTQLNFLDKL, encoded by the coding sequence ATGATAAATGAAATAGAGACAAAAACTCTACTTTCATCTAATAAAAACCCTTCAAGCTGGTTTGGTGCAAATTATATCTTTAATATTTATAGAGGCTGTGAACACCACTGTATATATTGCGATTCCAGAAGTTTATGTTATAGAATAGATAACTTTGACGAACTTATCGTAAAAATAAATTCTGTAGATATTATAAAAAAAGAACTTAAAACAAAAAGGAAAAAAGGTTGTTTGGCCACGGGTTCTATGAGTGATCCATATACTAAATCAGAAAAAAATTACCTATTAACTAGAAGATGCCTAGAAGTTATATCTGAAAACAATTATCCTGTACATATAACAACAAAAAGTAACCTTATACTTAGAGATATAGATTTACTTGAGGAAATAAATAAGATTTACGCATCAGTCGCCATAACTATTACAACAACTGATGATCATTTATCAAGCATAATTGAACCTGGAGCACCCTCTTCTTCTGACCGTTTTAAAGCTCTTGGTGTACTTTCTACCCTTGGAATAACTACTAGTATAACAATGATGCCTGTATTGCCTTTTATAGAGGATACTGAAGCAAATATTTTGGATATTGTAAATAAAGCAAGTTATTATGGTGTAAAACATATTGTTCCTTGGCTTGGTATGTCTTTAAGAGATAGACAAAGAGATTATTACTATAAAAGTTTAGATGAAAATTTCCCATCTTTAAGAACAAAATATGAAAAAACATTTAAAGAAAGTTATAACTGCTCAGCCAGAAATGTATCAAAACTAAATAATGTTTTATTAGAAGCCTCAAGCAGATATAACATTTCTTTAAAGATGCCATCTTACCATCATAAATTGAATTCTACTCAACTAAATTTTTTAGACAAATTATAG
- a CDS encoding aldo/keto reductase has translation MLDINSCAILNNGVKMPWLGFGTYKIEYENASVDYIRKALEVGYRHIDTASVYGNEPIVGQALKESGIKRNEIFVTSKVWNNKHGYDKTLKAFEDTLERLNMDYLDLYLIHWPKKLNKETWKALERLYKDKRVRAIGVSNFKVHHLKEILEDCEIAPMVNQVEYHPQFQQTELKEFCTKNKIQLEAWGPLMQGKIFDMPLMHELATKYNKTIAQIALRWDLQTGVVTIPKSINENRIKENCDLYDFEISKEDMEKIKNLNTDIRIGHDPDTITF, from the coding sequence ATGCTTGATATTAATAGTTGTGCAATTTTGAATAATGGTGTTAAAATGCCTTGGCTAGGATTCGGAACTTATAAAATAGAGTATGAAAATGCATCTGTAGATTATATAAGAAAAGCTCTAGAAGTTGGTTATAGACATATAGATACGGCATCAGTGTATGGTAATGAACCTATTGTAGGTCAAGCGTTAAAAGAAAGTGGTATTAAAAGAAATGAAATTTTTGTAACTAGTAAGGTTTGGAATAATAAACATGGTTATGATAAAACACTTAAGGCATTTGAAGATACATTAGAAAGGCTTAATATGGATTATCTAGATTTATATTTAATTCACTGGCCTAAGAAATTAAATAAAGAAACATGGAAGGCCCTTGAGAGATTGTATAAAGACAAAAGGGTTAGAGCTATAGGAGTAAGTAACTTTAAGGTACATCATTTAAAAGAGATATTAGAAGATTGTGAGATAGCTCCAATGGTTAATCAAGTAGAATATCACCCACAATTCCAACAAACAGAACTTAAGGAGTTTTGTACTAAAAATAAAATTCAGTTGGAAGCCTGGGGACCTTTAATGCAAGGAAAAATATTTGATATGCCATTAATGCATGAACTTGCTACTAAATATAATAAAACTATAGCTCAGATAGCACTTAGATGGGATTTACAAACAGGAGTAGTTACTATACCTAAGTCAATAAATGAGAATAGAATAAAGGAAAATTGTGATTTATATGATTTTGAAATATCTAAGGAAGATATGGAAAAAATAAAAAATCTCAATACAGACATTAGGATAGGTCATGATCCAGATACAATAACATTTTAA
- the greA gene encoding transcription elongation factor GreA: MSRMLTKSDYDRLKEEYEYRNTVKRHEIAKKKMEAAAFGDRSENAEYKAAKEEYYHNNRRLGQISRLLKNSVIIEKNRNSNEVDIGSEVCLKIGEEEIFKAKLVTTLNINVEEEDTEYISVDSPFGKALYKKHVGDMFDVMLPEDRNIKDVKIISIEN, translated from the coding sequence ATGTCAAGAATGCTCACTAAAAGTGATTATGATAGGTTAAAAGAGGAATATGAATATAGAAATACAGTTAAAAGACATGAGATAGCTAAGAAAAAAATGGAGGCAGCTGCATTTGGGGATCGTTCTGAAAATGCTGAATATAAGGCGGCAAAAGAAGAATATTACCATAATAATAGGAGACTTGGTCAAATATCAAGGCTATTAAAAAATTCTGTAATCATAGAAAAAAATAGAAATTCTAATGAAGTTGATATAGGTTCAGAGGTATGTTTGAAAATAGGGGAGGAAGAAATTTTTAAAGCCAAGCTTGTTACTACTCTTAATATAAACGTAGAAGAAGAGGATACTGAATACATAAGTGTAGATTCACCTTTTGGAAAAGCACTATATAAAAAACACGTAGGGGATATGTTTGATGTTATGCTTCCTGAAGACAGAAATATAAAAGATGTAAAAATAATATCCATAGAAAATTAA
- a CDS encoding recombinase family protein, protein MKIAIYSRKSKFTIKGDSIENQIEMCKTYIKNHIKDPTEFLIYNDDGFSGKNLNRPKFKQMLNDAKNKKFSVIICYRLDRVSRNICDFSSLINTLQYLNINFISIKEQFDTTTPMGRAMMYIASIFAQLERETIAERISDNMLELAKAGRWLGGQTPLGFNSTAICYLDNEMHEKKMYSLSPIKEELEIVKLVYKNYIEYHSLSKVTKYLIQNSIKTKTGKLLWNKQAVRDILTNPVYVRANKNVMIFLKKQGINIIGEPDNKHGILTYNKKRGTKKFRKTNEWIAAIAKHEGIIDGEKWLEVQEFILKNKHKAPRIGKTSYALLTGLLNCKHCGSPMKIIHGPLDKSGKKLFYYKCSKKDYKGENKCFNPNIRTDEIEMSVINELRKIPLDKETIVNTFINFNNYNKNIEIRNIKHTISNKQAQVKNLIKYLSVSSELSNDILSEIKILKTDIKKLKCNLEQMYKRTDLEYKNIDNIKKLLGEILVDNFFNIEEKKLILRSIIDYITWDGETGTVDIHLVVD, encoded by the coding sequence TTGAAAATAGCCATTTATAGTAGAAAATCAAAATTCACTATTAAGGGAGATTCTATAGAAAATCAAATTGAGATGTGTAAAACTTATATAAAAAATCACATAAAGGATCCTACTGAATTTTTAATATACAATGACGATGGATTTTCAGGAAAAAACCTTAATAGACCTAAATTTAAACAAATGCTTAATGATGCTAAAAACAAAAAGTTTAGTGTGATAATATGTTATAGATTAGATCGTGTAAGCAGAAATATCTGTGATTTTTCCTCTCTCATAAATACTCTTCAATATTTAAACATAAATTTTATAAGTATAAAAGAACAATTTGATACCACAACTCCAATGGGAAGAGCAATGATGTATATAGCCTCTATCTTCGCTCAACTTGAAAGGGAAACCATAGCTGAAAGAATTAGTGACAATATGTTAGAACTTGCAAAGGCAGGAAGATGGCTTGGAGGTCAAACACCTCTAGGTTTTAATAGTACAGCTATTTGTTATTTAGATAACGAAATGCACGAAAAAAAAATGTATTCCCTTTCACCTATAAAAGAAGAACTTGAAATAGTAAAACTTGTATACAAAAATTATATTGAATATCATTCTTTAAGCAAGGTAACTAAATATCTAATTCAAAACTCAATAAAAACAAAAACAGGCAAATTACTGTGGAATAAACAGGCTGTAAGAGATATTCTAACCAATCCTGTATACGTTCGTGCAAATAAAAATGTTATGATTTTCCTAAAGAAGCAGGGAATAAACATTATTGGAGAACCTGACAATAAACATGGAATCTTAACTTACAATAAAAAGAGAGGAACAAAAAAATTTAGAAAAACTAATGAATGGATTGCAGCTATTGCAAAGCATGAAGGAATCATAGATGGTGAAAAATGGCTTGAAGTTCAAGAATTTATTTTAAAAAACAAACATAAAGCCCCACGCATAGGAAAAACAAGTTATGCTCTTTTAACAGGGTTACTCAATTGTAAGCATTGTGGAAGTCCTATGAAGATTATACATGGGCCATTAGATAAAAGTGGCAAAAAACTATTTTATTATAAATGTTCAAAGAAAGACTATAAGGGTGAAAATAAATGTTTTAATCCCAATATAAGAACAGATGAAATTGAAATGTCTGTTATAAATGAGCTAAGAAAAATACCTTTGGATAAAGAAACTATAGTTAATACATTTATAAATTTTAATAATTACAATAAAAATATAGAAATTCGCAACATAAAACATACTATATCTAATAAACAAGCACAAGTAAAAAATCTTATAAAATACCTTTCTGTATCTAGTGAATTATCCAATGATATACTTTCCGAAATAAAAATTTTAAAAACCGATATAAAAAAATTAAAATGCAATTTAGAACAAATGTACAAAAGAACTGATTTAGAATACAAAAATATAGATAATATAAAAAAACTTTTAGGTGAAATACTTGTAGATAACTTCTTTAATATTGAAGAGAAAAAGCTTATTTTAAGAAGTATTATTGATTATATTACCTGGGATGGTGAGACTGGAACTGTTGACATTCATCTTGTAGTAGATTAA
- the yyaC gene encoding spore protease YyaC, which translates to MEKFKQVSKMKGNGFYFSYNVDKENIEYGISKILFQILKNKKDIVIVSLGVDTVIGDCLGPLVGSMLKRNGIKNVYGTLDKTVNMSNISKILNEIHEKFNEPYILVVDAAISSEDNVNNIILKNGGFEPGIKGNNGKRVSIGDLSLVGVVWREDYKKYNLLTLLEQCDFEDVLRLARAISKILILTFLRLKKEGLYYGF; encoded by the coding sequence ATGGAAAAGTTTAAGCAAGTTTCAAAAATGAAGGGAAATGGGTTTTATTTCAGTTACAATGTGGACAAGGAAAATATAGAATATGGAATTTCAAAAATTTTATTTCAGATACTAAAAAATAAGAAGGATATTGTAATAGTTTCATTAGGAGTAGATACTGTAATAGGTGATTGTTTAGGACCTTTAGTTGGGAGCATGTTAAAAAGGAATGGAATAAAAAATGTATATGGGACATTAGACAAAACAGTAAATATGTCTAACATATCAAAAATTTTAAATGAAATTCATGAAAAATTTAATGAACCATACATTCTAGTAGTAGATGCTGCCATATCATCAGAAGATAATGTGAATAATATTATATTAAAAAATGGAGGATTTGAACCAGGAATAAAAGGCAACAATGGTAAAAGGGTAAGCATTGGCGATTTATCCTTGGTTGGAGTAGTTTGGAGAGAAGATTATAAAAAGTACAATTTATTAACACTACTAGAACAATGTGATTTTGAAGACGTGTTAAGGTTAGCTAGAGCAATTTCAAAAATTCTAATTTTAACATTCTTAAGACTAAAAAAAGAAGGATTATATTATGGATTCTAA
- a CDS encoding metallophosphoesterase family protein, protein MIHTKRVFKTNMILFCEFAFFLNILNGSSIFKSQKLKFNNEGKFKIVQFTDLHQNDSINLKTVHFMEKVIDSEKPDFVMLTGDNIDGRYCMNITYKKAIESIVKPMEERKIPWAVVLGNHDTESIDVKRKDMVKEYTKYQYNMNKLTEGNEFNLLVMNSKDSLPIFNMYMLDSGDYSDDGGYGCIELSQVNWYKETSSGLRKKYKHIIPAIMFFHIPLIQYNEAFEKNNLSGERREKICYQGKDTGLLKEIQKQDDVKAIFVGHDHTNDFIGKVGEVFLGYGRCTGYDAYDDSNYERGARIILLNEKDTSKFKTWETLDKNLK, encoded by the coding sequence ATGATACATACAAAACGTGTATTTAAAACAAATATGATATTATTCTGTGAATTTGCTTTTTTTTTAAACATACTTAATGGAAGTAGTATTTTTAAATCTCAAAAATTAAAATTTAATAATGAAGGAAAATTTAAAATAGTACAGTTTACGGATTTACATCAAAATGACAGTATTAATTTAAAAACAGTACATTTTATGGAGAAGGTTATAGATTCTGAAAAACCAGACTTTGTTATGCTAACAGGAGACAATATAGATGGGAGGTACTGTATGAATATTACATATAAAAAGGCTATTGAAAGTATAGTAAAACCTATGGAGGAAAGAAAAATTCCATGGGCAGTTGTACTTGGAAATCATGATACTGAATCTATAGATGTAAAAAGAAAAGATATGGTGAAGGAATACACAAAATACCAATATAACATGAACAAATTAACAGAAGGAAATGAATTTAATCTTTTGGTTATGAATTCTAAAGATTCACTTCCAATTTTTAATATGTATATGCTAGATTCTGGGGATTATAGTGATGATGGTGGATATGGATGCATTGAACTATCACAAGTTAATTGGTACAAAGAGACTTCATCAGGATTAAGAAAAAAGTATAAACATATAATTCCGGCAATTATGTTTTTTCATATACCTTTAATTCAATATAATGAGGCTTTTGAAAAGAATAATTTATCTGGAGAAAGAAGAGAAAAAATATGTTATCAAGGTAAAGATACTGGATTATTAAAAGAAATACAAAAACAGGACGATGTAAAAGCTATATTTGTTGGTCATGATCATACTAATGATTTTATTGGAAAGGTTGGAGAGGTATTCTTAGGATATGGTAGATGTACAGGATACGATGCATACGATGATTCTAATTATGAAAGGGGAGCTCGTATTATACTCTTAAATGAAAAAGATACAAGTAAATTTAAAACTTGGGAAACTCTTGATAAAAATTTGAAATAA
- a CDS encoding DUF1256 domain-containing protein encodes MDSKEYLEKYYYEKDIEEEFLKLLYKILKREKEIVVICIGNPLLDGNILAPLVGTFLCEQNIYNVYGTIKNPVDKNNIKEIYSHILNNYNNPYIISVGIMFPLDFHDEREVIILKNEPYEILSTSGNLKIGDASFKVVFDIEDNYYNVNSLEKLGLGKIYKYSKIIFKVLYYVLHNQNYVNKNKK; translated from the coding sequence ATGGATTCTAAAGAATATTTAGAAAAATACTATTATGAAAAAGATATAGAGGAGGAATTTTTAAAATTATTATATAAAATACTAAAAAGAGAAAAAGAGATAGTTGTAATATGTATAGGTAATCCACTTTTAGATGGAAACATACTTGCACCTCTTGTGGGAACATTTTTATGTGAACAAAATATTTATAATGTCTATGGAACTATTAAAAATCCAGTGGATAAAAACAATATAAAGGAAATCTACAGTCATATATTGAATAACTATAATAATCCTTATATAATATCTGTTGGGATTATGTTTCCTTTAGATTTTCATGATGAAAGGGAAGTTATAATACTAAAAAATGAGCCTTATGAAATACTAAGTACTTCAGGTAATTTGAAAATTGGAGATGCTAGTTTTAAAGTTGTTTTTGATATTGAAGATAATTATTACAACGTAAATAGTTTAGAAAAGCTTGGACTAGGTAAAATATATAAATATTCTAAAATCATATTTAAAGTTTTATATTATGTATTACATAACCAAAATTATGTAAACAAAAACAAAAAGTAA
- a CDS encoding right-handed parallel beta-helix repeat-containing protein translates to MRIKKFLILIIIAFITFSIDISMIVKADNNDMKRVIVSSDGTGDYSTIQDAIQAGNKNILIKNGTYFISNTLIISDSNIDISGESKSGVKIIQTNSSADGIAIYASNVKLTNLTVDCQKYNGKGTAIVEGHSNNVVVSNCIVYGSNSNFSIYFAGKDYSSDTDTIKGVENGNLDSNNAVENCTVYSNNEGDGVVLALQRYGKLINNTIEGTRIAFYMCNSSVVRGNVVNNSNSQGIFVSIPAFNNIIEDNTINNCALSGIKIAAETEHTNSEIDNHTYVGTGFVIDNNRINNPAYFGMEIDELAASTVVRNKLDKCDYVGIYMLRSNNLHVVGNAITNSGYGVHESSNSKYNSNASKNIKWDTNNNSAVFVDYKASNSIIGSNDINNSTSGCAHAIFANDSQINNQVINNIYVDNSISGDYSGKRINVNTDYSILPLFYIGRLIR, encoded by the coding sequence ATGAGAATAAAAAAGTTTTTAATATTAATAATCATTGCTTTTATCACGTTTAGTATAGACATTTCAATGATAGTTAAAGCAGATAATAATGATATGAAAAGAGTTATTGTAAGTTCAGACGGAACTGGTGATTATAGTACTATACAAGATGCTATACAAGCTGGCAATAAGAATATTTTAATTAAAAATGGAACCTATTTTATTTCCAATACACTAATTATATCAGACAGTAATATTGATATAAGTGGTGAATCTAAATCAGGAGTGAAAATTATACAAACCAATTCTTCAGCAGATGGTATTGCTATTTATGCAAGTAATGTAAAATTAACAAATTTAACTGTAGATTGTCAAAAGTACAATGGAAAGGGAACTGCAATAGTAGAAGGACATTCTAATAATGTAGTGGTGAGTAATTGTATAGTATATGGATCAAATAGTAATTTTTCTATTTATTTTGCAGGGAAAGATTATTCAAGCGATACAGATACCATAAAAGGAGTAGAAAATGGAAATTTAGATAGTAATAATGCTGTAGAAAATTGTACTGTATATTCAAATAATGAGGGAGACGGAGTAGTTTTAGCTCTTCAACGTTATGGAAAATTAATAAATAATACAATAGAGGGCACAAGAATAGCCTTTTATATGTGTAATTCATCTGTTGTTAGAGGAAATGTAGTTAATAATTCTAATTCTCAAGGTATATTTGTATCAATACCAGCCTTTAATAATATTATTGAAGATAACACAATAAATAATTGTGCACTATCAGGTATAAAGATTGCAGCAGAAACGGAGCATACTAATTCAGAAATAGACAATCACACCTATGTGGGAACTGGATTTGTAATAGACAACAACAGAATAAATAATCCTGCTTATTTTGGTATGGAAATAGATGAGCTAGCAGCTTCTACAGTAGTTAGAAACAAACTTGATAAATGCGATTATGTAGGAATATATATGCTTAGATCAAATAATTTGCATGTTGTAGGAAATGCCATAACAAATAGTGGCTATGGAGTACACGAATCTAGTAATTCAAAATACAATAGTAATGCATCAAAAAATATAAAATGGGATACAAATAACAATTCAGCAGTATTTGTAGATTATAAAGCAAGTAACAGTATAATAGGCAGCAATGATATAAACAATTCAACCTCTGGATGTGCGCATGCAATATTCGCAAACGATTCACAAATAAATAATCAAGTAATTAATAATATTTATGTTGATAATAGTATTAGTGGAGACTATAGTGGGAAAAGGATTAATGTTAACACAGATTATAGTATTTTACCACTATTTTATATTGGAAGACTTATAAGATAA
- a CDS encoding phage holin family protein has translation MRWVGRLALFAIILAITSFLTPGFSIRGFWTFIVASVVITALDYLVESFMKVDASPFGKGFKGFIISAIIIYVAQYLVPNMHASIIGALLAALVIGVIDAIIPTRAM, from the coding sequence ATGCGTTGGGTAGGCAGATTAGCTTTATTTGCAATAATTTTGGCTATAACATCATTTTTGACACCTGGTTTTTCTATACGAGGCTTTTGGACGTTTATAGTAGCATCTGTTGTAATAACTGCTCTTGATTACCTTGTAGAATCTTTTATGAAGGTTGATGCTTCACCTTTTGGAAAAGGCTTCAAGGGCTTTATTATATCAGCTATAATTATATATGTTGCTCAATATTTAGTACCCAATATGCATGCATCAATAATAGGAGCATTATTAGCAGCTTTAGTTATAGGTGTAATAGATGCTATAATTCCAACTAGAGCTATGTAG
- a CDS encoding sulfide/dihydroorotate dehydrogenase-like FAD/NAD-binding protein: MNYEIIDCIDSGTEYCPCHLAESGNCILCSQLKGKDFCDCTNWKGVCIYQEYTWNGNKAKIGRSEYVCKVLKKELLDANLVSFTILTKKKLTEELLYPGSYVFLRSPKSSRYYSSPISIMEASSDENVIKVVIEVRGTKTKNITDLNENDNIVLRGPYWNGILGLKNVYSAKEGISLVIARGIGEAPIVPVIKKLYSNGNKVVVISDKGKFENSFINKYLEAFSSETYNFNTLNNNGELNYDFKDFLLNFLKFNKVNLIHTSGPNILTSNILEIVSEDVKISCSNNAKMCCGEGICGACTNVYNDDKIKRMCKVQIDPRYLFKGLRSI; the protein is encoded by the coding sequence TTGAATTATGAAATAATAGATTGTATCGATTCAGGAACAGAATACTGTCCATGCCACCTTGCTGAATCAGGCAACTGTATACTTTGTTCTCAACTAAAAGGAAAAGATTTTTGTGATTGTACAAACTGGAAAGGTGTTTGCATATACCAAGAATATACTTGGAATGGTAATAAGGCTAAAATCGGAAGAAGTGAGTATGTCTGTAAAGTATTAAAAAAAGAATTGCTTGATGCCAACTTAGTTTCATTTACAATTCTTACAAAGAAAAAACTTACAGAGGAACTGCTTTATCCTGGAAGTTACGTTTTTTTAAGATCACCTAAAAGTTCACGTTATTATAGTTCACCAATTTCTATTATGGAAGCCTCATCTGATGAAAATGTAATAAAAGTAGTAATTGAAGTAAGGGGAACTAAAACAAAAAATATTACCGATTTAAATGAAAATGATAACATTGTCCTAAGAGGTCCTTACTGGAACGGTATTTTAGGATTAAAAAACGTGTATTCAGCCAAAGAAGGTATATCTCTTGTAATCGCAAGGGGAATTGGTGAGGCACCTATAGTACCTGTAATAAAAAAATTATATTCTAACGGAAATAAAGTTGTTGTTATTTCAGACAAAGGAAAATTTGAGAATAGCTTCATAAATAAATATCTTGAAGCTTTTAGTTCTGAAACCTATAATTTCAATACTCTCAATAACAATGGAGAGCTTAATTATGATTTCAAAGACTTTTTACTAAATTTTTTAAAATTTAATAAAGTAAATTTAATTCATACTTCTGGACCCAATATACTAACAAGTAACATTCTAGAAATTGTAAGTGAAGATGTTAAAATATCATGTTCAAATAATGCAAAAATGTGCTGTGGAGAAGGTATTTGTGGAGCCTGCACTAATGTATACAATGATGATAAAATTAAAAGAATGTGTAAGGTTCAAATAGATCCAAGATATCTTTTTAAAGGTCTTAGAAGTATTTAG
- a CDS encoding S1 RNA-binding domain-containing protein encodes MKNELNNSEYDIIASRQSKKILTGTLAAIENVKIERDENVDCGVVFYDEFKIFIPINEMNISREDKRVIRSMIGAEIDFIVMNFQEENKIAIASRKEAMELRKNLELKKHKVGDKISVRVTSVGRNNCRVDCYGIEYRVPINEIDYGYIDKVDKYVQVGDVVQAIIKELDLEKNIVVVSIKEAKTDPYLSIAKTLNKGGEYLGVVTGIKDYGIFLTIRKGVNCLCPFPNWSNFSPAIGEKFVVRIKSINYDEKKINANLMRPINQRNHSIV; translated from the coding sequence ATGAAAAATGAATTAAATAATAGTGAGTACGATATTATAGCATCTAGGCAAAGTAAAAAAATACTTACAGGAACTTTAGCAGCAATAGAAAATGTCAAAATAGAAAGGGATGAAAATGTAGATTGTGGAGTAGTATTTTATGATGAATTTAAGATATTTATACCAATAAATGAAATGAATATATCAAGAGAAGATAAGAGAGTTATAAGGAGTATGATAGGTGCTGAAATAGACTTTATAGTAATGAATTTTCAAGAGGAAAATAAAATAGCTATTGCTTCAAGAAAAGAGGCAATGGAACTTAGAAAAAATTTAGAATTAAAGAAACATAAAGTTGGAGATAAGATTTCTGTAAGAGTTACATCTGTAGGAAGAAATAACTGCAGAGTTGACTGCTATGGAATAGAATATAGGGTTCCAATAAACGAAATAGATTATGGATATATCGATAAAGTGGACAAGTATGTACAAGTTGGAGATGTAGTTCAAGCAATAATAAAAGAATTAGATTTAGAGAAGAACATAGTAGTAGTTTCTATAAAAGAAGCAAAAACGGATCCATATCTTAGCATTGCAAAAACGTTAAATAAAGGTGGAGAGTACTTAGGGGTGGTAACAGGCATTAAGGATTATGGAATATTCTTAACAATAAGAAAAGGAGTTAATTGTCTTTGTCCGTTTCCTAATTGGTCTAATTTTTCTCCGGCCATAGGCGAGAAATTTGTTGTTAGAATTAAAAGTATTAATTATGATGAAAAGAAAATAAACGCCAATCTAATGCGTCCTATTAATCAAAGAAATCATAGTATAGTATAA
- a CDS encoding IS256 family transposase: MNEGKRNIISALIEEYDIQSAEDIQEALKDLLGGTIQSMLEGEMDEHLGYEPYERAETTNSRNGKKQKRIRSKYGEMNIDVPQDRESSFEPKIVQKHQKDISGIEEKIISMYAKGLSTRQISEQIEDIYGFEVSEGMVSNITNKLLPEIEAWQHRPLSTVYPIVFIDAVHFSVRENNVIRKLAAYIILGINNEGRKEVLSINIGENESSKYWLSALNELKNRGVQDILILCADGLTGIKESISVAFPNTEYQRCIVHQVRNTLKYVSDKDKKEFAKDLKTIYHAPSEEIAYKQLEEITGKWEKHYPNSMKSWKSNWDAISPIFKFSADVRKVIYTTNAIESLNSTYRRLNRQRTVFPSDTSLLKALYLATFEATKKWRLPLRNWGKVYGELSIMYEGRLTE; the protein is encoded by the coding sequence ATGAATGAAGGAAAAAGAAATATTATATCAGCTCTTATAGAAGAGTATGATATTCAGTCAGCTGAGGATATTCAGGAAGCTTTAAAAGATCTATTAGGTGGAACTATTCAATCTATGCTTGAAGGTGAAATGGACGAGCATTTAGGCTATGAACCATATGAACGAGCCGAAACTACAAACTCAAGAAATGGGAAAAAACAAAAAAGAATTCGAAGCAAATATGGTGAGATGAATATAGATGTACCACAGGATAGAGAAAGTTCTTTTGAACCTAAAATAGTACAAAAACACCAGAAAGATATTTCTGGTATAGAAGAAAAAATTATTTCTATGTATGCTAAAGGATTAAGTACCAGACAAATTTCAGAACAAATTGAAGATATATATGGGTTTGAAGTTAGTGAAGGAATGGTTTCAAATATAACCAATAAACTTCTTCCTGAAATAGAAGCATGGCAACATAGACCTTTATCTACAGTATATCCAATTGTTTTCATTGATGCAGTTCATTTTTCCGTAAGGGAAAATAACGTTATACGTAAGCTTGCAGCTTACATTATTCTTGGTATAAATAATGAAGGCAGAAAAGAAGTACTTTCTATAAATATTGGAGAAAATGAAAGCAGTAAATATTGGCTTAGTGCTCTCAATGAATTAAAAAATAGAGGTGTTCAAGATATCCTTATCCTTTGTGCAGATGGTCTTACAGGGATAAAGGAATCTATATCAGTAGCTTTTCCAAATACTGAATATCAACGTTGTATAGTTCATCAAGTAAGAAATACATTAAAGTATGTTTCTGATAAAGATAAAAAAGAATTTGCAAAAGATTTAAAAACTATATATCATGCACCTTCTGAGGAAATTGCATATAAGCAATTAGAAGAAATCACTGGAAAATGGGAAAAACATTATCCTAACTCAATGAAAAGCTGGAAATCAAATTGGGATGCTATTAGCCCTATTTTTAAGTTCTCTGCTGATGTAAGAAAAGTTATTTATACTACAAATGCAATCGAAAGTCTCAACAGCACATATCGTAGATTAAATAGACAAAGAACTGTATTTCCAAGCGATACATCACTTTTAAAAGCTTTATACCTTGCTACTTTTGAAGCTACAAAAAAATGGCGTTTGCCACTAAGAAATTGGGGTAAAGTGTACGGTGAATTATCCATTATGTATGAAGGACGACTTACTGAATAA